Proteins from a single region of Argopecten irradians isolate NY chromosome 7, Ai_NY, whole genome shotgun sequence:
- the LOC138327159 gene encoding uncharacterized protein, with protein sequence MNNTATIILDISGVSVTVGIQVPKCYNTSLPLQYYNTSLPLQCYNTSLPLQCYNTSLPLQYYNTSLPYSVTTPVSPYSITTPVSPYSITTPVSPYSITTPVSPTVLQHQSPPTVLQHQSPPTVLQQPVSPYSITTPVSPTVYNTSLPYSITTPVSPTVYNTPVHPTVLQHQSPLQYYNTSLPLQFTTPVSLPHPTVLQHQSLPTVLQHQSPPTVLQHQSPLQYYNTSLPLQCYNTSLPLQYYNTSLPLQYYNTSLPYSVTTPVSPYSITTPVSPYSVTTPVSPLQCITTPVSPYSVTTPVSLQCYNTSLPYSVYNTSLPYSVTTPVSPYSVTTPVSPYSITTPVSPYSVTTPVSPTVLQHQSPPTVLQHQSPPTVLQHQSPPTVLQHQSPLQYYNTSLPLQCYNTSLPYSITTQSHQSPPTVLQHQSPPTVLQHQSLPTVLQHQSPPTVLQHQSPPTVLQHQSPPTVLQHQSPLQCYNTSLPLQYYNTSLPLQYYNTSLPLQFYNTSLSLQYYNTSLSLQYYNTSLPLQCYNTSLPYSITTPVSPYSVTTPVSPTVLQHQSPPTVLQHQSPPTVLQHQSPPTVLQHQSPYPTVVLTFTHQSPPTVLQHQSPPTVLQHQSPPTVLQHQSPPTVLQHQSPLQCYNTSLPLQCYNTSLPLQYYNTSLPLQFTTPVSPYSITTPVSPTVQTVLVLQHQSPLQCYNTSPPYSSPYNNTVSPTVYNTSPPTVYNTSLPHSITTPVSPYSVTTQSPPTVLQHQFSPISQCYNTSLPLQYYNTPVSPYSVTTPVSPTVYNTSLPLQYYNTISPLQCYNTSLPLQCYNTSLPHIQHQSPPTLLQHQSPLQCHNTCLPQSITTPVSPTVLRHHSPPTVLQHQSPPTVLRHHSPPRVLQHQSLPTVLQHQSPPTLLQHQSALQCHNTCLPQSITTPVSPTVLQHQSPLQCYNTSHTSPLQYYDITLPLEYYITSLSLQCYNTSLSLQYYTTSPFTSVLFVFKTFACVTS encoded by the exons TGTTACAACACCAGTCTCCCCCTACAGTATTACAACACCAGTCTCCCCCTACAGTGTTACAACACCAGTCTCCCCCTACAGTGTTACAACACCAGTCTCCCCCTACAGTATTACAACACCAGTCTCCCCTACAGTGTTACAACACCAGTCTCCCCCTACAGTATTACAACACCAGTCTCTCCCTACAGTATTACAACACCAGTCTCTCCCTACAGTATTACAACACCAGTCTCCCCTACAGTATTACAACACCAGTCTCCCCCTACAGTATTACAACACCAGTCTCCCCCTACAGTGTTACAACAACCAGTCTCCCCCTACAGTATTACAACACCAGTCTCCCCTACAGTTTACAACACCAGTCTCCCCTACAGTATTACAACACCAGTCTCCCCTACAGTTTACAACACCCCAGTTCACCCTACAGTGTTACAACACCAGTCTCCCCTACAGTATTACAACACCAGTCTCCCCCTACAGTTTACAACACCAGTCTCCCTCCCACACCCTACAGTATTACAACACCAGTCTCTCCCTACAGTATTACAACACCAGTCTCCCCCTACAGTATTACAACACCAGTCTCCCCTACAGTATTACAACACCAGTCTCCCCCTACAGTGTTACAACACCAGTCTCCCCCTACAGTATTACAACACCAGTCTCCCCCTACAGTATTACAACACCAGTCTCCCCTACAGTGTTACAACACCAGTCTCCCCCTACAGTATTACAACACCAGTCTCCCCCTACAGTGTTACAACACCAGTCTCCCCCCTACAGTGTATTACAACACCAGTCTCCCCCTACAGTGTTACAACACCAGTCTCCCTACAGTGTTACAACACCAGTCTCCCCTACAGTGTTTACAACACCAGTCTCCCCTACAGTGTTACAACACCAGTCTCCCCCTACAGTGTTACAACACCAGTCTCCCCCTACAGTATTACAACACCAGTCTCCCCCTACAGTGTTACAACACCAGTCTCCCCTACAGTGTTACAACACCAGTCTCCCCCTACAGTATTACAACACCAGTCTCCCCCTACAGTGTTACAACACCAGTCTCCCCCTACAGTGTTACAACACCAGTCTCCCCTACAGTATTACAACACCAGTCTCCCCCTACAGTGTTACAACACCAGTCTCCCctacagtattacaacacaGTCTCACCAGTCTCCCCCTACAGTATTACAACACCAGTCTCCCCCTACAGTATTACAACACCAGTCTCTCCCTACAGTATTACAACACCAGTCTCCCCCTACAGTATTACAACACCAGTCTCCCCCTACAGTGTTACAACACCAGTCTCCCCCTACAGTATTACAACACCAGTCTCCCCTACAGTGTTACAACACCAGTCTCCCCCTACAGTATTACAACACCAGTCTCCCCCTACAGTATTACAACACCAGTCTCCCCCTACAGTTTTACAACACCAGTCTCTCCCTACAGTATTACAACACCAGTCTCTCCCTACAGTATTACAACACCAGTCTCCCCCTACAATGTTACAACACCAGTCTCCCCTACAGTATTACAACACCAGTCTCCCCCTACAGTGTTACAACACCAGTCTCCCCTACAGTATTACAACACCAGTCTCCCCCTACAGTATTACAACACCAGTCTCCCCCTACAGTATTACAACACCAGTCTCCCCCTACAGTATTACAACACCAGTCTCCCTACCCTACAGTAGTACTTACATTTACACACCAGTCTCCCCCTACAGTATTACAACACCAGTCTCCCCCTACAGTGTTACAACACCAGTCTCCCCCTACAGTATTACAACACCAGTCTCCCCCTACAGTATTACAACACCAGTCTCCCCTACAGTGTTACAACACCAGTCTCCCCCTACAGTGTTACAACACCAGTCTCCCCCTACAGTATTACAACACCAGTCTCCCCCTACAGTTTACAACACCAGTCTCCCCCTACAGTATTACAACACCAGTCTCCCCTACAGTACAAACAGTCCTAGTATTACAACACCAGTCTCCCCTACAGTGTTACAACACCAGTCCCCCCTACAGTAGTCCCTACAACAACACAGTCTCCCCTACAGTTTACAACACCAGTCCCCCTACAGTTTACAACACCAGTCTCCCCCACAGTATTACAACACCAGTCTCCCCCTACAGTGTTACAACACAGTCTCCCCCTACAGTATTACAACACCAGTTCTCCCCCATCTCACAGTGTTACAACACCAGTCTCCCCctacagtattacaacacaCCAGTCTCCCCCTACAGTGTTACAACACCAGTCTCCCCTACAGTTTACAACACCAGTCTCCCCCTACAGTATTACAACACCATCTCTCCCCTACAGTGTTACAACACCAGTCTCCCCCTACAATGTTACAACACCAGTCTCCCTCATATACAACACCAGTCTCCCCCTACATTGTTACAACACCAGTCTCCCCTACAGTGTCACAACACATGTCTCCCCCAGAGTATTACAACACCAGTCTCCCCTACAGTACTACGACATCACTCTCCCCCTACAGTGTTACAACACCAGTCTCCCCCTACAGTACTACGACATCACTCTCCCCCTAGAGTATTACAACACCAGTCTCTCCCTACAGTGTTACAACACCAGTCTCCCCCTACATTGTTACAACACCAGTCTGCCCTACAGTGTCACAACACATGTCTCCCCCAGAGTATTACAACACCAGTCTCCCCTACAGTACTACAACACCAGTCTCCCCTACAGTGTTACAACACCAGTCACACATCCCCCCTACAGTACTACGACATCACTCTCCCCCTAGAGTATTACATCACCAGTCTCTCCCTACAGTGTTACAACACCAGTCTCTCCCTACAGTATTACACCACCAGTCCTTTTACCAGTGTCCTTTTTGTGTTCAAAACCTTTGCCTGC GTTACCAGTTGA